A DNA window from Trichosurus vulpecula isolate mTriVul1 chromosome 2, mTriVul1.pri, whole genome shotgun sequence contains the following coding sequences:
- the LOC118839417 gene encoding olfactory receptor 51A7-like, translating into MSNLNISEGIVSTFLLIGIPGLEHMHIWISIPICLMYITAALGNCTILFIIKTEPSLHEPMYYFLSMLAISDMGLSFSSLPTMLRIFLFNSPGISPNACFTQEFFIHGFTDMESSVLLIMSFDHFLAIRNPLRYSSILTSARVTQLGLVLAIKSILLVLPLPFILKRLIYCKKRLLSHSYCLHQDVMKLACSDNRINFIYGFFVALCMMSDLVFIVISYILILKTVMGIASHGERLKALNTCISHICAVLIFYVPIIVLAAMHRFAKHKSPLTMIIIADVFLMVPPLMNPIVYCVKTRQIREKILGRLGLK; encoded by the coding sequence ATGTCAAATTTGAATATCTCTGAAGGCATAGTCTCTACTTTCCTTCTCATTGGAATCCCAGGACTGGAGCATATGCATATCTGGATATCTATCCCTATATGTCTCATGTACATCACTGCTGCCCTTGGAAACTGCACTATTCTTTTCATCATCAAGACAGAACCTTCACTTCATGAGCCCATGTACTATTTCCTATCAATGCTGGCCATTTCTGACATGGGCCTGTCCTTCTCTTCTTTACCTACTATGCTAAGGATCTTTTTGTTCAATTCCCCTGGAATCTCCCCCAATGCCTGTTTTACTCAGGAGTTCTTTATTCATGGCTTCACTGATATGGAATCCTCCGTGCTGCTGATCATGTCTTTTGATCATTTTCTAGCAATCCGCAATCCCCTAAGATACAGCTCCATCCTTACTAGTGCTAGAGTTACACAATTAGGACTAGTGCTTGCTATTAAGAGTATCCTCTTAGTACTTCCCCTCCCTTTCATTCTAAAGAGGCTGATATACTGTAAGAAGAGACTTCTCTCTCATTCCTACTGTCTGCACCAGGATGTCATGAAACTGGCATGCTCTGACAACAGGATCAACTTTATCTATGGCTTTTTTGTTGCCCTCTGCATGATGTCTGACTTGGTGTTTATTGTGATTTCATACATATTGATCTTAAAAACAGTAATGGGCATTGCATCCCATGGAGAGCGTCTCAAGGCCCTGAACACCTGCATTTCCCACATATGTGCTGTACTAATCTTCTATGTCCCCATCATCGTCCTGGCTGCTATGCATCGTTTTGCCAAGCATAAGTCTCCCTTGACAATGATCATCATTGCGGATGTCTTTCTGATGGTTCCTCCTTTAATGAACCCTATTGTGTACTGTGTGAAGACACGGCAAATCCgtgagaagattctgggaagacttggattgaaatga